One genomic segment of Catalinimonas alkaloidigena includes these proteins:
- a CDS encoding 3-ketoacyl-ACP reductase, with the protein MKKVAFVTGGSRGIGLGIAEELAKAGFDIAINGMRPAEAVRDVLEGIKSYGVDALYCQGDIGSTEARQNMLSAIKEHYGQLNVLVNNAGVAPKERKDLLDASEESFEYVVKTNLQGPYFLTQQAANWMIELKKANADFDASIINISSISASIASVNRGEYCISKAGMSMMTLLFASRLGEFDIPVFDVRPGLIKTDMTSAVTEKYDKLIEDGLCAQPRWGMPEDVGKAVSALAQGYFPYSSGQTIMVDGGLAVPRL; encoded by the coding sequence ATGAAAAAAGTAGCATTTGTAACTGGCGGTAGCCGGGGTATAGGACTGGGAATCGCGGAAGAGCTTGCCAAAGCAGGCTTTGATATTGCTATCAACGGAATGCGTCCTGCTGAAGCAGTTCGTGATGTTCTGGAGGGAATCAAATCGTATGGAGTAGATGCATTGTACTGCCAGGGCGATATTGGTTCTACCGAAGCCAGACAAAATATGCTGTCAGCCATCAAAGAGCACTACGGCCAACTTAACGTATTGGTCAACAATGCTGGCGTAGCACCAAAAGAAAGAAAAGACCTGTTGGATGCGAGCGAAGAGAGCTTTGAATACGTGGTCAAAACCAATTTGCAGGGTCCTTATTTTCTGACCCAACAAGCCGCTAACTGGATGATTGAGCTGAAAAAGGCTAACGCTGATTTTGATGCTTCCATAATCAATATTTCTTCCATTTCTGCGAGCATCGCTTCAGTCAACCGGGGTGAATATTGCATCTCCAAAGCAGGCATGAGCATGATGACACTTCTCTTTGCTTCTCGCCTGGGAGAATTTGACATCCCTGTATTTGATGTTCGCCCCGGGCTCATCAAAACGGATATGACTTCCGCAGTAACAGAAAAATATGATAAATTGATAGAAGATGGCCTCTGCGCACAACCACGCTGGGGAATGCCTGAAGATGTAGGAAAAGCTGTTTCCGCACTGGCCCAGGGCTAT